The genomic DNA TGACGCTGGCCCAGGACCTGGCCCGCAAGCACGCAGAACTCGAGGTGCTAAACGCCCAAGCCTTCCTCCTGGCTAAGACCCTCACCCCAAGCCCCCTGCCCCTCCTTCTAGACCCCAAGGAGGCGCTGCTTGCCGCCATCCCGCCAGGAGGCGCTCTGGTGGCGGACGCCCACCTGGAGGTCTACCACCTAGGCCCCGTGCGGAACGCCGAGGAGGTCTTGGACTGGCTCCGGTTCGTGGAGGCCCAGTGCCCAGAGTGCGTTTTGCCGGAGGCGGAATGGATCTGAGGGTTAAACGGGTCTACGATCCCCCCTCCCCCGAGGACGGCCTGCGGGTCCTGGTGGACCGGCTCTGGCCCCGGGGGCTTTCCAAGGCCAAGGCCCAGGTGAGCTGGTGGGCACAAGAGCTTGCCCCTTCCGAGGCCCTGCGCCGCTGGTTCGCTCACGATCTAGCCAAGTACCCCGAGTTCCTCGCCCGCTATCGCGAGGAGGTGGCGGGAAACCCTTCCCTGACCAAGCTCAAGGCTCTGGCCCAAACGGGGCGAGTCACCCTCCTTTTCGCCGCCAAGGAAAGGCGCTACAACAACGCCCAAGCGCTGAGAGAGATTCTGGAAAACCCCTAACCCCTCCCGGCTTGACGGAAGCGGCACGGGGGCGATATTATTTAGGAGTCCTAAGGAGGCGGCAATGACGAGGTCGGGAACCGAGAAAGCGGGGATTTTGCTGGTCCTGCTGGCGCTCCTTTTGTCTTTTGGGCAAGAAGGGGTTCCTTACCCTGAGGGCTTCCGGCTTTGGCTCCACGTGAAGAGCATGGAGCTCAAGCCCGGCCATCCCCTCTACGAGAGCTTCGGCGGGTTGCACCACATCTACGTGAACCCCACGGGGCTTCCCACGTACCTGGAGGGCAAGAAGGCCCCCTTCCCCAAGGGCACGGTCATCGTGTTCGACCTGGTGGAGGCCAAGTCCGAAGGGAACGCCCTTGTGGAAGGTCCGCGGAAGCTCATCGGCGTCATGGTCAAAGACCCCGAGCGCTACCCGGAAACGGGCGGTTGGGGCTACTACGCCTTCGGCCCCGACAAGCAGCTCCTGGCCGTGGACCCCAAGGCCTGCCACGCCTGCCACCAGGGGGCGGCCAACACCGATTACGTCTTCAGCGTCTTCCGGCCCTAAGCTAAGGGGGTGGACGCTGAGGAGAAACTCCTCTTCCTTCTAGAGCGCCTGGCCCAGGCGGAACGGGCCCTTCTCACGCAAAAGGCCCACCGCCTGGGCCTTTCCGCCACCCAAGCCCAGCTCCTCCTCCACCTGGCGGCAAGGCCCCAGGGGGTGGTGGACCTGGCCCACCTCCTCGCCCTCACCCCGGCCACGGTGAGCGAGGCCCTGGGCGCCCTGGAACGGAAGGGGCTTTTGGCGCGGGAAAAAGACCCAGAGGACAAACGGCGCTCCCGCCTTGGCCTCACGCCTAAGGGAAGGCGGCTGGCGGAGGCCCTGGGGGATTACCTAGACCCCGTGCGGAGGGCGCTTACGGGGATGGACCAGAAGGCCCTTCTCCTTCCCCTCATGCGCCTCCTCGAGGGCCTGGTGCGCCAGGGTGTGATGGCGGACACGGGCATGTGCCTCACCTGCCGCCATCTCCGGGCAGAGGGAGGGTTCCGCTGCGCCCTCCTCGAGCTCACCCTGACCCCAGAGGACCTCCGCCTCGCCTGCCCGGACCACAACTCTGCATGACGCTGGCTCTACCGGGTAGGCCTGCCCTTAAGCACCCCTTGGGGGGGCTAAGCGCTATCCCAAGCTCCGTGTACCTCAGTGGGCGTAAAGGTTGCGGGTTCCGGTTGCCGAAGCGGACGCCTATGGGGTTGAGTACAAGGGCAATCTCCTCATCCTTCAGCCGGCCCATGGGAGGCATCAGCCGCCATACGTAAAAGGACCCACCTTAAGGGAGCCTTGCAGGCCAAAGGCCACCACCTGCACCAACTAGGCACGCCCCTTAGGGTCTTGGAATAAAGGGTCTAACCCCGCCCTGGAACCCCTTGCCCCGGGGGCGGATGACAGCCAGCGCAATACTCTGCGTAGAGCTTGCCTCCATCCTGGGCCAAAGCCATCCCTAACAACGCTAACGTCAAGATCATCCACTTGTGCCTCATCCTCTTTCCGCAAGGGGGCGCTTGCCCTTCAGGTCCAACCACGCCGGCGGCACATAGGCGCAGCGGGGGTCAGCAGCCAGGTAGTCCCCCGTTTCCGCCCAGGCCCGAGCCCGGCTCCCTCCACAGACGTAGCGGTACTCGCAAACTCCGCACTTCCCCTTAAGGAGGTTTTTGTCACGGAGTTCGCGGAAAAGCAGGCTTTCTCGGTAAATCTCCAGAAGAGACTTTTCTCGCACGTTGCCTGCATACACCGGCAAAAAGCCCGAAGGGGCCACATGCCCAGTGGCCGACACGAAAACAAATCCGTTGCCGTCCGTGACTCCCAAGCGGGAGTGTTCCATGCCGTCTTGAAAATATTCCCGGTGCAGGCTTTCACCAGCCGCCAAAGCTCGGTCCTTTCCCCCTTCCGCCTGCCGCCTTTGTAAAACCACCCGACGGAAGTGGTGGGCCTCGGTGGTCTTGACGTGGAAGGGATAAGCCTTGGAAACCTCGTAAAGCCAGTGGAGGATCTCCTCAAACTCCTTAGCGGAAAGCTGCTTGAGAAACGTTCCCCGTCCCACGGGGACCAGAAAGAAGAGGCTCCAAAGGATCACGCCTTTTTCCGCCAAGAGTTCGGGTATCGCCTTAAGTTCGGGCCAGTTATCCCGGGTTACCGTAGTGTTCACCTGTGTGGGAAGCCCCGCTTCCCGGGCCCAGTCCAAAGCCACCAAGGTCCGGGCGAAAGTACCCTTTTCCCCCCTGAAGGCATCGTGGCTCTCCGGGCTTGCCCCGTCCAGGGAAAGGGCAAGCCGAGTTACCCCAGCCTCCTTCAAACGGAATACCGTATCCCTGGTGAGTAAGGGAGTCGCAGCAGGGGTCAAGCCCACCTTCAAGCCCCGGTCTCGAGCATGCTCAACGAGATGAAAAAGGTCTCGCCGGGCCAAGGGATCCCCACCGGTGAGAAGGAGGAGGGGCTTAGGGGTGTAGGTGGCCACCTCCTCTATAAGGCGCAAGCCCTCGTCTGTGGAGAGCTCCCCCGGCAGGGGATGAGGCATGGCCGAGGCCCGGCAATGCCGGCACGCTAACATGCAGGCGTTCGTCACCTCCCAGGCAACTAGGTAGGGGTATTGGGCAAAGTCTGGGCGTTCCATGTTCCTAGCCTTTGGGAAAAGATCCTTAGCCTCCATGATCCGGGTCATGGGGGAGGAAACATTCCTCCCCCAACCCTGCTAGTAGATGTCGTAGGCGGTGTTGTATACGTTGAACTTGCCCGTAGGAGTGCGGACCCAGTCCCCGGTGATCCGGGCCTTCTCCCTCAGGGTCAAGGCATCGTAAATCACGATGAAGGTAGGTGTATCCTTCGCTCCCCAGGCAGAAACCCAGATCTCCGTTCCTCCCTTGTTGAACTCCGGATGCACCATACGGGCCCTACGCTCCTGAGCCCCAGGCACCTCCCAGCACTTCGCGACCTCCAGCTTACGCTTGTCTATCGCGCACAGGCTTGCCGCTGCTTGAGGGCTTGGGCTCATGGGGAAGTCCACGATCACCCAAGGGCTATTGGGATGGGTCTTGATGAAGAGGGTACCCGTGTAAGGAAGCTGGATCCGCTTCACCACCTTCCAGGCGTGCTGGGGGTGCTTTTCCGGATCTACCCCCACCACCGTCACCTCAGGGCTGCCGATGTTGCCCGTGGCCCACACGGGTCCGAAGGTAGGGTGGGTCCAGTTGGAACCCCGGCCCGGGTGGGGCCTTACCCCCGCTTCCACCTCGGCCACAAACGCCCGGGTCTTGGTGTCGATGACGATGAGTTTATTCACCGCATTGGCCGCTACGATAAAGTACCGCTTAAGGGCCCACCCGCCGTCGTGCAGGAAACGTTCGGTGTCGATCATGGTAATGGGGAGGGGGCGGCCTGGCTTGTTCAGCTGCGAGTAGTCCACCAGCCAAGTTTGACCGGACTCCTTAAGGTTTACGATCCACTCAGGGTTGTACTGGCTGGCCACGATGGCCGCCACCCGGGCCTCCTGAACGAACTCCCCTGCTCCCTTGGCATAGGACATGGTGGAAACCATCTTCAGAGGCTCCAGGGTCAGCCCATCCAATATCACCATAGTGGGCGGCCAGTAGCACCCCACCACAGCGTACTCGTCCTCATAGCCTTTAAACTTGCTGGACTCAATGGAGCGGGCGTCTACGCAGGGCTTGGATTCGGCCACCACCTGGGGCGGGTTCATGAAAAGGTCAATCAGGCTGGCCTTGCCATCGCGACCAATGGCTAGGAAGTACCGCCCGGTGGCGGAGGAACGTAGGATGTGGGTTGCGAACCCCGTGGGCACGATGGTCACCAGTTCCTTTTTGTCCCCATCAACGATGGCCACCTGGCCCGTATCCCTAAGTACCTGGCCGAAGAAGTTCTGCCAGTTCCGTCCATGCTGCGGCCGGTTTGGACGCTTGTCTACCGGAACGTAGACCTTCCAGGTCTTCCTGATCTCCTCAAAGCTCGGGATAGGAGGGGCTGGGGGCTCCTCCAGGAGAAACCGGGCCATGAGCTCGGTGTCCACGTCGCTTAAAATTCCCTGGCGCCCCCAATCGGGCATCCCCCCAGGAAGCCCCCCAAAGATCACCGCCTTCAGGTACTCTATCCCCCGCTCGGCCATCTTCTTGGGCTCCAGGGAAGGCCCCGTGGCCCCCTTGCGCAATACCCCGTGGCAACCAGCACAGCGGTCAAAGTAGATTTGGGAAGCCCGCTCCCGCTCCGCCGGACCCAAGGCTCCTGGGGCCTGACCTAGGGCCAAAGCCGCTACCAATACCGCACCCCAAAAACCTAGTGCCCTTTTCATGTTGGACACCTCCGCAAATTAGGATAGCAATATCCGAGTAGTACGGATGTCCTAAGCCAAATGTCCCTATCCCTATCCTCACCCCTCGCCATTCGGTTGGGGCAAGTCCGGCAGCAAGGAAAGGTCCCCGGAGCCATCCCCCGGGGACCTTACCCGAGCCCTAGTGCGTGTGAGAGTGGGCTATTTGCTCGGTAGGTGCATACACCCGGATCACGCCCTTCATGTAGGGGTGGATGCTGCAGATGTAGGTGTACTCCCCGGGCTGGGTAAAGGTGATGCGGTACCGCTCCCCGTGACCCAGCTTAGGGGTCACAAAGGGCTCTGGCCCTTGGACGTTGATGACCACGGCGTCGTGCCGTCCCGTGCGTTCCCCTTCCAAGAGGTCAAAAACGTCCTCGTTGATGAACTCCACCGTGGTCCCCACAGGGATTTCTAAGATCTTGGGATAGAAGGAGTTGCCCACCATCTGCACCCGCACGGGCAAGGGCTCCAGGGTCTTGGCTCCCACAGCCACGGGCTGGGCCAAAGCGGGGTCCAGGGGTACGCGGACCGTGTGCTCGTGGTCAGGGGTTCCCAGGCCATAGGGATCCAGCACCCGCTTAGCGTCCGCAGGGATGGCGGTGAGAGCCCTGGGCCCTTCCGCCCGCACCTCCCCTATCCGAGGGGCGTCTTTCTTGGCCCGAAGTATCCCTAAGGCTCCCTTGATGGCGGTATTGAACACGTGGGTTACCAGGGCGTAGTCCCCCTCCACCGGGGGCACCCGCCACTCAATTACCCAGGAATCCGAAGGGCCTGCCAACACGGTCTGGCTGCCCTTCATAACGTTATCTGGATTGCCTTGGTAGTAGATGTACTCCCAAATGCCCCCCACCACGTGGAAGGTGCTGGTGAGGCTGGGACCGGCGTTAAGGAAATAGATGCGCA from Thermus sp. LT1-2-5 includes the following:
- a CDS encoding multicopper oxidase domain-containing protein; translated protein: MRGARFLLMAAVALGVPALAAVKRFELTAQSSVFPVDEGVYVKGFSFDGMSPGPMLVVEEGDTVEIVLRNGDSVTHGLSIHAANTQTSKFLGNVQPGEERVFRFTADFPGVFMYHCAPGGHGIMAHTMGGQHGMIVVEPKKKYRLEAELKRPPDLKLYIVQSEWYASGRDFFDGKATYVVFNGYNFRYVNEPIPVRPGDYVRIYFLNAGPSLTSTFHVVGGIWEYIYYQGNPDNVMKGSQTVLAGPSDSWVIEWRVPPVEGDYALVTHVFNTAIKGALGILRAKKDAPRIGEVRAEGPRALTAIPADAKRVLDPYGLGTPDHEHTVRVPLDPALAQPVAVGAKTLEPLPVRVQMVGNSFYPKILEIPVGTTVEFINEDVFDLLEGERTGRHDAVVINVQGPEPFVTPKLGHGERYRITFTQPGEYTYICSIHPYMKGVIRVYAPTEQIAHSHTH
- a CDS encoding TIGR04053 family radical SAM/SPASM domain-containing protein, producing MERPDFAQYPYLVAWEVTNACMLACRHCRASAMPHPLPGELSTDEGLRLIEEVATYTPKPLLLLTGGDPLARRDLFHLVEHARDRGLKVGLTPAATPLLTRDTVFRLKEAGVTRLALSLDGASPESHDAFRGEKGTFARTLVALDWAREAGLPTQVNTTVTRDNWPELKAIPELLAEKGVILWSLFFLVPVGRGTFLKQLSAKEFEEILHWLYEVSKAYPFHVKTTEAHHFRRVVLQRRQAEGGKDRALAAGESLHREYFQDGMEHSRLGVTDGNGFVFVSATGHVAPSGFLPVYAGNVREKSLLEIYRESLLFRELRDKNLLKGKCGVCEYRYVCGGSRARAWAETGDYLAADPRCAYVPPAWLDLKGKRPLAERG
- a CDS encoding cytochrome D1 domain-containing protein, giving the protein MKRALGFWGAVLVAALALGQAPGALGPAERERASQIYFDRCAGCHGVLRKGATGPSLEPKKMAERGIEYLKAVIFGGLPGGMPDWGRQGILSDVDTELMARFLLEEPPAPPIPSFEEIRKTWKVYVPVDKRPNRPQHGRNWQNFFGQVLRDTGQVAIVDGDKKELVTIVPTGFATHILRSSATGRYFLAIGRDGKASLIDLFMNPPQVVAESKPCVDARSIESSKFKGYEDEYAVVGCYWPPTMVILDGLTLEPLKMVSTMSYAKGAGEFVQEARVAAIVASQYNPEWIVNLKESGQTWLVDYSQLNKPGRPLPITMIDTERFLHDGGWALKRYFIVAANAVNKLIVIDTKTRAFVAEVEAGVRPHPGRGSNWTHPTFGPVWATGNIGSPEVTVVGVDPEKHPQHAWKVVKRIQLPYTGTLFIKTHPNSPWVIVDFPMSPSPQAAASLCAIDKRKLEVAKCWEVPGAQERRARMVHPEFNKGGTEIWVSAWGAKDTPTFIVIYDALTLREKARITGDWVRTPTGKFNVYNTAYDIY
- a CDS encoding cytochrome P460 family protein yields the protein MTRSGTEKAGILLVLLALLLSFGQEGVPYPEGFRLWLHVKSMELKPGHPLYESFGGLHHIYVNPTGLPTYLEGKKAPFPKGTVIVFDLVEAKSEGNALVEGPRKLIGVMVKDPERYPETGGWGYYAFGPDKQLLAVDPKACHACHQGAANTDYVFSVFRP
- a CDS encoding MarR family transcriptional regulator, whose product is MDAEEKLLFLLERLAQAERALLTQKAHRLGLSATQAQLLLHLAARPQGVVDLAHLLALTPATVSEALGALERKGLLAREKDPEDKRRSRLGLTPKGRRLAEALGDYLDPVRRALTGMDQKALLLPLMRLLEGLVRQGVMADTGMCLTCRHLRAEGGFRCALLELTLTPEDLRLACPDHNSA
- a CDS encoding DUF488 family protein, whose amino-acid sequence is MDLRVKRVYDPPSPEDGLRVLVDRLWPRGLSKAKAQVSWWAQELAPSEALRRWFAHDLAKYPEFLARYREEVAGNPSLTKLKALAQTGRVTLLFAAKERRYNNAQALREILENP